A window of the Gemmatirosa kalamazoonensis genome harbors these coding sequences:
- a CDS encoding thymidine phosphorylase encodes MLAKQLIERKRDGGRISPDEFRTFARAYAAGDVPDYQMAAFLMAVFWRGLDRTETAALTDAMLTSGETLRLDHLHVGRVDKHSTGGVGDKVSLVLAPLVACLGVAVPMMSGRGLGHTGGTLDKLESIPGFRTSIPLDEATQQLEHIGCVLIGQSREIAPADRKMYALRDATCTVESIPLISASIMSKKLAEGLTGLVLDVKNGSGAFMPQLDRALELARTMVALGDDHGCPVVALLTAMDRPLGRACGNALEVEESIAALRGEGPDDLMDVTYALGAEMLVLGGAARDHREARGAMERAIADGRAAEKFREIVDAQGGNPSVLDDPSILPQAPAREVYVASRAGVVARIEPKTIGRGVIALGGGRTRVEDTVDPAVGFVITARPGDVVRAGTPLATTYARDAAGLAAGRAALDEAIVLADAMADPPLPLVSHRVTLAGVETLA; translated from the coding sequence ATGCTCGCAAAACAGCTCATCGAGCGGAAACGCGACGGCGGTCGGATCTCCCCCGACGAGTTCCGCACGTTCGCGCGCGCGTACGCCGCCGGCGACGTCCCCGACTACCAGATGGCCGCGTTCCTCATGGCGGTCTTCTGGCGCGGGCTCGATCGCACGGAGACCGCCGCGCTCACCGACGCGATGCTGACGAGCGGGGAGACGCTGCGCCTCGATCACCTGCACGTCGGCCGCGTCGACAAGCACTCCACGGGCGGCGTCGGCGACAAGGTGTCGCTCGTGCTCGCGCCGCTCGTCGCCTGTCTCGGCGTCGCCGTGCCGATGATGTCGGGCCGCGGACTCGGTCACACCGGTGGTACCCTCGACAAGCTCGAGTCGATCCCCGGCTTCCGCACGAGCATCCCGCTCGACGAGGCGACGCAGCAGCTCGAGCACATCGGCTGCGTGCTGATCGGACAGTCGCGCGAGATCGCGCCCGCCGACCGCAAGATGTACGCGCTGCGCGACGCCACGTGCACCGTCGAATCGATCCCGCTCATCTCGGCGAGCATCATGAGCAAGAAGCTCGCGGAGGGACTGACGGGGCTCGTGCTCGACGTGAAGAACGGATCGGGCGCGTTCATGCCGCAGCTCGATCGCGCGCTCGAGCTGGCGCGCACCATGGTCGCGTTGGGCGACGATCACGGCTGCCCCGTCGTCGCGCTGCTCACCGCGATGGACCGCCCGCTCGGCCGCGCGTGCGGCAACGCGCTCGAGGTGGAGGAGTCGATCGCCGCGCTCCGTGGCGAGGGCCCGGACGATCTCATGGACGTGACCTACGCGCTCGGCGCCGAGATGCTGGTGCTCGGCGGCGCGGCGCGCGACCACCGCGAGGCGCGCGGCGCGATGGAGCGCGCGATCGCCGACGGGCGCGCCGCCGAGAAGTTCCGCGAGATCGTCGACGCGCAGGGAGGCAACCCGTCGGTGCTCGACGACCCGTCGATCCTTCCGCAGGCGCCAGCGCGCGAGGTCTATGTCGCATCGCGCGCCGGCGTCGTCGCGCGGATCGAGCCGAAGACGATCGGGCGCGGCGTCATCGCGCTCGGCGGCGGCCGCACGCGCGTCGAGGACACGGTGGACCCGGCCGTCGGCTTCGTCATCACCGCACGACCGGGCGACGTCGTGCGCGCCGGCACCCCGCTCGCCACGACGTACGCCCGTGACGCCGCGGGGCTCGCGGCCGGCCGTGCCGCGCTCGACGAGGCGATCGTGCTCGCCGACGCGATGGCCGATCCGCCGCTGCCGCTCGTGTCGCACCGCGTCACGCTCGCCGGCGTCGAGACCCTGGCCTGA
- a CDS encoding ATP-binding protein: MNLVTRELRAARAAPAWRRVAASAGVWLLALVGTIVLRAYLHRANFAIFWIAVLYAAWYAGFRAALGAALLSLIAVEYVLSPPVFEFAVPALSSVVTFAIFVGASGLVSALAASLARSQRLSDEQTLQLQEQAAELEAQMEEAQVMSEELGATNTSLERALREADDARSAEQIAADRARRLLAVTSGLSRAMTVEEVADVIFREGLSAAGADAGSLALVRHARSAANDADLHDAWLEVVRTHGYAAPIVDAFRRFPLRAGRPLSDALLTGAPVLLASRDEWRARYAERLVNLDELGYEALATIPITSGGRTLGAVSASFRQRVAFDEGTRTFLATLGEQCGLALARALAYEAERRAREASQFISEASRVLSASLEYETTLRAVAAAAVPVLGDWCAVDVVRDPTRGDWPPDLERVAIVHRDPEKMALGLELMRRYPTDWSQAEGIPRVLRERVPLFIPVVTDELLAGGARDAEQLRLMRALQFASIIVVPLVARDVTLGALTLCMTQSGRRYDDADLALAQDLAQRAAVAVDNARLYRDAERARAEAEAASLAKTQFLSTMSHELRTPLNAILGYAELLEMGVRGPVSPAQLDDLARVRRSATVLMSLVNDVLNFARIEAGQVEFDIEPVRVDQALADLETLVAPQLQQKAIRYEYRPCGDAPRVRADADRLKQIMTNLLTNALKFTDEGGRITVSCDATDDAVVRVRVADSGRGIPRDRLVDIFEPFVQVDRHLTHASQQGVGLGLAISRDLARAMDGDLTVESSIGEGSTFTLSLPRADGRPA; this comes from the coding sequence GTGAACCTCGTCACGCGCGAGCTCCGGGCCGCGCGCGCGGCGCCGGCGTGGCGCCGGGTCGCGGCGTCGGCCGGCGTGTGGCTGCTCGCGCTCGTCGGCACGATCGTGCTGCGCGCGTACCTGCATCGCGCGAACTTCGCGATCTTCTGGATCGCGGTGCTCTACGCCGCGTGGTACGCGGGGTTCAGGGCGGCGCTCGGTGCCGCCCTGCTCTCGCTGATCGCCGTCGAGTACGTGCTGTCGCCGCCGGTGTTCGAGTTCGCGGTCCCGGCCCTGTCGAGCGTGGTGACGTTCGCGATCTTCGTCGGCGCGTCGGGCCTCGTCAGCGCGCTGGCCGCGTCGCTCGCGCGCTCGCAGCGTTTGTCCGACGAGCAGACGCTGCAGCTCCAGGAGCAGGCCGCGGAGCTCGAGGCGCAGATGGAGGAAGCGCAGGTGATGAGCGAGGAGCTGGGCGCCACGAACACCTCGCTGGAGCGCGCGCTCCGCGAGGCGGACGACGCACGCTCCGCGGAGCAGATCGCGGCGGATCGCGCGCGTCGCCTGCTCGCCGTCACGTCGGGGCTGAGCCGCGCCATGACGGTCGAGGAGGTCGCGGACGTCATCTTCCGCGAGGGCCTCTCCGCCGCCGGTGCCGACGCCGGCTCCCTCGCGCTCGTTAGGCACGCGCGCTCGGCCGCGAACGACGCGGATCTGCACGACGCCTGGCTGGAGGTCGTGCGCACGCACGGCTACGCGGCGCCGATCGTCGACGCGTTCCGCCGCTTCCCGCTGCGTGCGGGGCGCCCGCTCTCCGACGCGCTCCTCACCGGCGCACCGGTGCTCCTCGCGTCGCGCGACGAGTGGCGCGCGCGCTACGCCGAACGGCTCGTGAACCTCGACGAGCTGGGGTACGAGGCGCTCGCCACGATCCCCATCACGAGCGGCGGGCGCACGTTGGGCGCCGTCAGCGCGAGCTTCCGTCAGCGCGTGGCGTTCGACGAGGGGACGCGCACGTTCCTCGCCACGTTGGGCGAGCAGTGCGGGCTCGCGCTCGCCCGCGCGCTGGCGTACGAAGCCGAGCGGCGCGCGCGCGAGGCGAGCCAGTTCATCTCCGAGGCGAGCCGCGTGCTCTCCGCGTCGCTGGAGTACGAGACCACGCTGCGCGCCGTCGCCGCCGCCGCGGTGCCCGTGCTCGGCGACTGGTGCGCCGTCGACGTCGTGCGCGACCCCACGCGCGGCGACTGGCCGCCGGATCTCGAGCGCGTCGCCATCGTGCATCGGGATCCGGAGAAGATGGCGCTGGGCCTCGAGCTGATGCGGCGCTATCCGACCGACTGGTCGCAGGCGGAGGGGATCCCGCGCGTGCTGCGCGAGCGCGTGCCGCTGTTCATCCCCGTCGTCACCGACGAGCTGCTCGCCGGCGGCGCGCGCGACGCGGAGCAGCTGCGACTCATGCGCGCGCTGCAGTTCGCGTCGATCATCGTCGTGCCGCTCGTCGCGCGCGACGTGACGCTCGGCGCGCTCACGCTGTGCATGACGCAGTCCGGGCGGCGCTACGACGACGCCGACCTCGCGCTCGCCCAGGATCTCGCCCAGCGCGCCGCCGTCGCGGTCGACAACGCGCGGCTGTATCGCGACGCGGAGCGCGCCCGCGCCGAGGCGGAGGCGGCGAGCCTGGCGAAGACGCAGTTCCTGTCGACGATGAGCCACGAGCTGCGCACGCCGCTCAACGCGATCCTCGGCTACGCCGAGCTGCTGGAGATGGGCGTGCGCGGCCCGGTCTCGCCCGCGCAGCTCGACGACCTCGCGCGCGTCCGCCGCAGCGCGACCGTGCTCATGTCGCTCGTGAACGACGTGCTGAACTTCGCGCGCATCGAGGCGGGGCAGGTGGAGTTCGACATCGAGCCCGTGCGCGTCGATCAGGCGCTCGCCGACCTCGAGACGCTCGTCGCGCCGCAGCTGCAGCAGAAGGCGATCCGTTACGAGTACCGCCCGTGCGGCGACGCGCCGCGCGTACGCGCCGATGCGGACCGGCTGAAGCAGATCATGACGAACCTCCTGACCAACGCGCTGAAGTTCACCGACGAGGGCGGGCGCATCACGGTCTCGTGCGACGCGACCGACGACGCCGTGGTGCGCGTGCGCGTCGCGGACAGCGGCCGCGGCATCCCGCGCGACCGCCTCGTGGACATCTTCGAGCCGTTCGTGCAGGTGGACCGCCACCTCACGCACGCGAGCCAGCAGGGCGTCGGCCTGGGGCTCGCGATCAGCCGCGACCTCGCCCGCGCGATGGACGGCGACCTCACGGTCGAGAGCAGCATCGGCGAGGGCTCGACCTTCACCCTCTCGCTCCCCCGCGCCGATGGGCGTCCCGCCTGA
- a CDS encoding OsmC family protein — protein MGVPPDPAAAATPDRGTVVARNAGPGFTTTLTAGAHALVVDEPVAAGGADEGATPYDLLLGAVGACTAITVRMYARRKGWPLEDVVVRVRAGGRSHAADCAECVDRAVSAPAVVSEVELHGPLSDEQRARLRYIAGRCPVKQVLRGGLSVIDAE, from the coding sequence ATGGGCGTCCCGCCTGATCCCGCCGCCGCCGCGACCCCCGACCGCGGCACCGTCGTCGCCCGCAACGCGGGCCCGGGGTTCACCACCACGCTGACCGCCGGCGCACACGCCCTGGTCGTCGACGAGCCGGTCGCGGCCGGCGGCGCCGACGAGGGAGCCACGCCGTACGACCTGCTGTTAGGCGCCGTCGGCGCGTGCACCGCGATCACCGTGCGCATGTACGCGCGCCGCAAGGGATGGCCGCTGGAGGACGTGGTGGTGCGCGTGCGCGCCGGCGGCCGCTCGCACGCCGCCGACTGCGCCGAGTGCGTGGACCGCGCGGTGAGCGCGCCGGCCGTGGTCAGCGAGGTCGAGCTGCATGGCCCGCTCAGCGACGAGCAGCGCGCGCGGCTGCGCTACATCGCCGGCCGCTGCCCGGTGAAGCAGGTGCTGCGCGGCGGCCTGTCCGTGATCGACGCGGAGTAG
- a CDS encoding PQQ-binding-like beta-propeller repeat protein encodes MSLRHAFRGALVLASLARLAPAQPAAYTTAQAERGRAVYDASCASCHGRALEGVSAPTLGAAFVASWGRRGLTADDLLFVVGTTMPRGASQKLAAREVADVVAYLLARNGFAAGRTELGADRAALRALRIAPPGGMRGDGSARVASAAAPTGRPLAVPVADTPTRAPTSALVAQRDLSAADRDASNWLVATHDYAGRRYSPAAEITSANAGQLRAVCAYQVGQTGAGTFQTIPVVYAGTMYVTTVSSTIALDARTCRPRWTHEWKLDGIRFVPNNRGVAVKDGRVVRGTLDGNLVALDAATGAELWHRKVADTDKGEVFTMPPLVYDDLVFIGPAGSENAIRGWVGAFRLSDGAPVWRFDVIPDRRTWVGPDSIPIGGGATWTPFTLDEATGTLFVATTNPAPDFALSVRQGDNLYSNSVVALDARTGALRWHKQTVPNDDHDWDVTHAGPLYTTTIGGQTRDVVATAGKDGLLRALDRRTQAELWSAPVTTRENVEAPVTVQGTHACPGVLGGVEWSGPAYSERTNMIYVNAVDWCSTFKLAETIRHVPGQVYLGGTVQPDAPPKWGGWLTAVDAATGEVRWRYRSPMPMLAGVVATAGDVVVTGELTGDVVAFDARTGAERWRFNTGGPIAGGVVTYAVDGKQYVAVASGRPSGLFVSEQVGSPTVFVFALP; translated from the coding sequence ATGTCGCTGCGACACGCATTCCGCGGTGCGCTCGTCCTCGCGTCGCTCGCCCGGCTCGCGCCGGCGCAGCCGGCGGCCTACACGACGGCACAGGCCGAGCGTGGGCGCGCGGTCTACGACGCCAGCTGCGCGTCGTGCCACGGCCGCGCGCTCGAGGGTGTCTCGGCCCCCACGTTGGGCGCGGCGTTCGTCGCGAGCTGGGGACGCCGCGGGCTCACCGCGGACGACCTGCTGTTCGTCGTCGGCACCACCATGCCGCGCGGCGCGTCGCAGAAGCTCGCCGCGCGCGAGGTCGCCGACGTGGTGGCCTACCTGCTGGCGCGCAACGGCTTCGCCGCCGGGCGCACGGAGCTCGGCGCCGACCGCGCGGCGCTCCGCGCACTGAGGATCGCGCCGCCCGGGGGCATGCGCGGCGACGGCAGCGCACGCGTCGCCAGCGCCGCGGCGCCCACCGGGCGACCGCTCGCCGTTCCCGTCGCCGATACGCCGACACGCGCGCCCACCTCGGCGCTCGTCGCGCAGCGCGATCTGAGCGCCGCGGACCGCGACGCGTCGAACTGGCTCGTCGCCACGCACGACTACGCGGGACGGCGTTACTCGCCGGCGGCGGAGATCACGAGCGCGAACGCGGGACAGCTCCGCGCGGTGTGCGCGTACCAGGTGGGCCAGACCGGCGCCGGCACGTTCCAGACGATCCCCGTCGTGTATGCGGGCACGATGTACGTCACCACCGTCTCGTCCACCATCGCGCTCGACGCGCGGACGTGCCGGCCGCGCTGGACGCACGAGTGGAAGCTCGACGGCATCCGCTTCGTGCCCAACAATCGCGGCGTCGCGGTGAAGGACGGCCGCGTCGTGCGCGGAACGCTCGACGGGAACCTCGTCGCGCTCGACGCGGCGACGGGCGCGGAGCTGTGGCATCGCAAGGTGGCGGACACCGACAAGGGCGAGGTGTTCACCATGCCGCCGCTCGTCTACGACGATCTCGTGTTCATCGGCCCCGCGGGGAGCGAGAACGCGATCCGCGGCTGGGTGGGCGCGTTCCGGCTGAGCGACGGCGCGCCGGTGTGGCGTTTCGACGTCATCCCCGACCGGCGCACGTGGGTCGGTCCCGATTCCATCCCCATCGGCGGCGGCGCGACCTGGACGCCGTTCACGCTCGACGAGGCGACCGGCACGCTGTTCGTCGCGACGACGAACCCGGCACCCGACTTCGCGCTCAGCGTGCGGCAGGGCGACAACCTGTACTCGAACTCCGTCGTCGCGCTCGACGCGCGCACGGGGGCGCTCCGGTGGCACAAGCAGACGGTGCCTAACGACGACCACGACTGGGACGTCACGCACGCGGGTCCGCTCTACACCACGACGATCGGCGGGCAGACGCGCGACGTCGTCGCCACGGCGGGCAAGGACGGCCTGCTGCGCGCGCTCGACCGGCGCACGCAGGCGGAGCTGTGGAGCGCGCCCGTCACCACGCGCGAGAACGTGGAGGCGCCGGTGACGGTGCAGGGCACCCACGCCTGTCCCGGTGTGCTCGGCGGCGTGGAGTGGAGCGGCCCCGCGTACTCCGAGCGCACGAACATGATCTACGTGAACGCCGTCGACTGGTGCTCCACGTTCAAGCTCGCCGAGACGATCCGCCACGTCCCCGGTCAGGTGTACCTCGGCGGCACCGTGCAGCCGGATGCCCCGCCGAAGTGGGGCGGCTGGCTGACCGCGGTCGACGCGGCCACGGGCGAGGTGCGCTGGCGCTATCGCTCGCCCATGCCGATGCTCGCCGGCGTCGTCGCGACGGCGGGCGACGTCGTCGTCACCGGCGAGCTCACGGGCGACGTCGTGGCGTTCGACGCGCGCACCGGCGCGGAGCGGTGGCGATTCAACACCGGCGGCCCGATCGCCGGCGGCGTCGTGACCTACGCCGTCGACGGCAAGCAGTACGTCGCGGTCGCCTCGGGTCGCCCGTCGGGCCTGTTCGTGAGCGAGCAGGTGGGATCGCCCACGGTGTTCGTGTTCGCGCTGCCCTGA
- a CDS encoding cytochrome P450, whose amino-acid sequence MRFLFSDDVRRDPYPWYAELRRASPVLRDPRTGTWMVFDYHGVRRALDDHDAFGSDVSAAGYGNLGWFIFFDPPRHTKMRALISRAFTPRTVAGLEPRVREIARGLLDTTAGRDAFDVVGDFAVPLPLMVIAELLGAPADDWSRFRRWSDVILELALTLQGGAEAQHAVAAFTAVRAEMARYLAELLDVRRDAPRDDLLSRLLAAEVDGSRLSDGEILAFFQLLLLAGHETTTNLIGNAVISFAEHPEQLARLRADPTLLPSAVEEVLRYRSPVQAVFRVTRRDVTLGGHAIPARSLVLAMIGSANRDPSRFPAPDAFDVARAPNAHVAFGHGIHFCLGAPLSRLEARVALGELLARTETIALADDQPWEPRAAFHVHGATRLPIHVTPRSASATTQGSANTNTVGDPTCSLTNRPDGRPEATATYCLPSTA is encoded by the coding sequence ATGCGCTTTCTCTTCTCCGACGACGTGCGGCGCGACCCGTATCCGTGGTACGCCGAGCTGCGTCGCGCCTCGCCCGTGCTGCGCGACCCGCGCACGGGCACGTGGATGGTCTTCGACTACCACGGCGTGCGCCGCGCGCTGGACGACCACGACGCGTTCGGCTCCGACGTCTCCGCCGCCGGCTACGGGAACCTGGGCTGGTTCATCTTCTTCGATCCGCCGCGGCACACGAAGATGCGCGCGCTGATCTCGCGCGCGTTCACGCCGCGGACGGTCGCGGGGCTGGAGCCGCGGGTGCGCGAGATCGCACGCGGCCTGCTCGACACCACCGCGGGGCGCGACGCGTTCGACGTCGTCGGCGACTTCGCGGTGCCGCTGCCGCTCATGGTGATCGCCGAGCTGTTAGGCGCTCCGGCGGACGACTGGTCGCGCTTCCGGCGCTGGAGCGACGTCATCCTCGAGCTCGCGCTCACGCTGCAGGGAGGCGCCGAGGCGCAGCACGCGGTCGCGGCGTTCACCGCGGTGCGCGCGGAGATGGCGCGCTACCTCGCCGAGCTGCTCGACGTGCGACGCGACGCGCCGCGCGACGACCTGCTCTCGCGACTGCTCGCCGCGGAGGTGGACGGGAGCCGTCTCAGCGACGGCGAGATCCTCGCGTTCTTCCAGCTGCTGCTGCTCGCCGGACACGAGACGACGACGAACCTCATCGGGAACGCCGTCATCTCGTTCGCCGAGCATCCCGAGCAGCTCGCGCGGCTGCGCGCGGATCCGACGCTGCTGCCCTCGGCCGTCGAGGAGGTGCTGCGCTACCGGTCGCCGGTGCAGGCCGTGTTCCGCGTGACGCGGCGCGACGTGACGCTCGGCGGCCACGCGATCCCGGCGCGTTCGCTCGTGCTGGCGATGATCGGCTCCGCGAACCGCGACCCGTCGCGCTTCCCCGCTCCGGACGCGTTCGACGTCGCGCGCGCGCCCAACGCGCACGTCGCGTTCGGCCATGGCATCCACTTCTGCCTCGGCGCGCCGCTCTCCCGGCTCGAGGCGCGCGTCGCGCTCGGCGAGCTGCTCGCGCGCACCGAGACGATCGCGCTCGCGGATGACCAGCCGTGGGAGCCGCGCGCCGCCTTCCACGTGCACGGCGCGACGCGGCTGCCCATCCACGTCACGCCGCGCAGCGCATCAGCCACCACTCAGGGCAGCGCGAACACGAACACCGTGGGCGATCCCACCTGCTCGCTCACGAACAGGCCCGACGGGCGACCCGAGGCGACCGCGACGTACTGCTTGCCGTCGACGGCGTAG
- a CDS encoding pyrroloquinoline quinone-dependent dehydrogenase yields MKGRARPSRPSLGSSVVALGAVAVLTFGCMRRERPAICAAGGELASSGPARIDSLPAPGAAAVPDVDWPTYGGNDAGQRYSLLAQIDSGNVRRLVPVCLHRAQVGLETQQSTPVVDGDALLYTLPYDVVVAMDPRTGRELWRYTPRLARDSLVLCCGPHNRGVAVDGARVYLATLDARLVALDRRTGAVAWEVRVAEPMKGYSFTAAPLLADGKVILGTAGGEFGIRGWVDAYDAGTGQRAWRFYTVPSPDEGGWWGRWAATTPDGEDLHRDLARERADSARYADAWRTGGGPVWMTPAFDAALGLVFIGIGNPAPDIDESKRPGDNLYTSSIAALDVRTGALKWYHQLVPHDRWDYDAANPVVLLDATVNGATVPAIAHAGKAGWVHVLDRRDGRRLVRTEALVPQKNLFMSATAEGIEVAPGGHGGANWAPSAYSPRTRLMYVLANHEPSVFKLVPAPLSQGAQWFGGEMTVANRGRGAFGRLNAVDPSTGKIRWQLTEKNLKNYSGGTLATAGDLVFFGDADGYLNAVDARSGARLWRHWTGRPSIDAAPMTFSRGGRQYVAIATQGALVAFTLR; encoded by the coding sequence GTGAAGGGACGCGCTCGGCCGTCACGTCCTTCGCTCGGCTCGTCCGTCGTCGCGTTAGGCGCCGTCGCGGTGCTCACGTTCGGGTGCATGCGCCGCGAGCGCCCCGCCATCTGCGCCGCCGGCGGCGAGCTCGCGTCGTCGGGCCCCGCCCGGATCGACTCGCTCCCCGCGCCCGGCGCTGCCGCGGTGCCGGACGTCGACTGGCCCACGTACGGCGGCAACGACGCCGGTCAGCGATATTCGCTGCTGGCGCAGATCGACAGCGGCAACGTGCGCCGCCTCGTGCCGGTATGCCTGCATCGCGCGCAGGTCGGCCTCGAGACCCAGCAGAGCACGCCGGTCGTCGACGGCGACGCGCTGTTATACACGCTGCCGTACGACGTCGTCGTCGCGATGGACCCGCGCACCGGCCGTGAGCTCTGGCGCTACACGCCGAGGCTCGCGCGCGACTCCCTCGTGTTGTGCTGCGGCCCGCACAACCGTGGCGTCGCCGTCGACGGCGCGCGCGTCTATCTCGCGACGCTCGACGCGCGGCTGGTCGCGCTCGACCGGCGCACCGGCGCGGTGGCGTGGGAGGTGCGCGTCGCGGAGCCGATGAAGGGCTACTCGTTCACGGCCGCGCCGCTCCTCGCCGACGGCAAGGTCATACTCGGCACCGCGGGCGGAGAGTTCGGCATCCGCGGCTGGGTAGACGCGTACGACGCGGGCACGGGCCAGCGCGCGTGGCGGTTCTACACCGTGCCGTCGCCCGACGAGGGTGGCTGGTGGGGACGGTGGGCCGCCACGACGCCGGACGGGGAAGACCTCCATCGCGACCTCGCCCGCGAGCGGGCCGACAGCGCGCGCTATGCCGACGCGTGGCGCACGGGCGGGGGACCGGTGTGGATGACGCCCGCGTTCGACGCGGCGCTCGGCCTCGTCTTCATCGGCATCGGCAACCCCGCGCCGGACATCGACGAGTCGAAGCGGCCGGGCGACAATCTCTACACGTCGTCCATCGCCGCGCTCGACGTGCGCACCGGCGCGCTGAAGTGGTACCACCAGCTCGTGCCCCACGACCGGTGGGACTACGACGCCGCGAACCCGGTCGTGCTGCTCGACGCGACGGTGAACGGCGCGACCGTGCCGGCGATCGCGCACGCCGGCAAGGCCGGCTGGGTGCACGTGCTCGACCGCCGCGACGGCCGACGGCTCGTGCGCACCGAGGCGCTCGTTCCGCAGAAGAACCTGTTCATGAGCGCGACGGCGGAGGGGATCGAGGTCGCGCCGGGGGGACACGGCGGCGCCAACTGGGCGCCGTCGGCGTACTCGCCGCGCACGCGATTGATGTACGTGCTCGCGAACCACGAGCCCTCGGTCTTCAAGCTCGTCCCGGCTCCGCTCTCGCAGGGCGCGCAGTGGTTCGGCGGCGAGATGACGGTGGCGAACCGCGGCCGCGGCGCGTTCGGGCGGCTCAACGCGGTCGACCCGAGCACCGGCAAGATCCGCTGGCAGCTCACCGAGAAGAACCTCAAGAACTACAGCGGCGGCACGCTCGCGACCGCGGGCGATCTCGTGTTCTTCGGCGATGCGGACGGCTACCTGAACGCCGTCGACGCGCGGAGCGGCGCACGGCTCTGGCGGCACTGGACCGGGCGTCCGTCGATCGACGCCGCGCCGATGACGTTCAGCCGCGGCGGGCGGCAGTACGTGGCCATCGCGACGCAGGGCGCGCTCGTCGCGTTCACGCTCCGCTGA
- a CDS encoding antitoxin Xre/MbcA/ParS toxin-binding domain-containing protein, translating to MFHSSTYSALRTVLLEHGAHATALTGLAELAGLLGGRHRLSASAATRWMLGPNARLGDRSPLEVWLSDGAGHVIDAARAESTHRI from the coding sequence ATGTTCCACAGCAGCACTTACTCCGCCCTGCGCACCGTGCTCCTGGAGCACGGCGCCCACGCGACGGCCCTCACCGGCCTCGCGGAGCTCGCGGGGCTGCTCGGCGGACGCCACCGACTCTCGGCGAGCGCCGCGACGCGGTGGATGCTCGGGCCTAACGCGCGGCTCGGCGACCGCTCGCCGCTCGAGGTGTGGCTCAGCGACGGCGCCGGGCACGTGATCGACGCCGCGCGCGCCGAGTCCACGCACCGGATCTGA